One part of the Paenibacillus silvisoli genome encodes these proteins:
- a CDS encoding sulfite oxidase-like oxidoreductase, giving the protein MNLIQPTLDPTRVPPGQRVTAGFPVLHHGEVPYYRDMSLWNLRLFGLVEEEAVIPYKDFMKLPRREFANDIHCVTTWSKLDNVWEGVAVSTVMERVKLAPEAKFVMLHAEHGWTTNLPLEDFLRDTSFLAIKHNGELLSPEHGYPVRMVVPHLYFWKSAKWLRGIEFMAADKAGFWERNGYHMYGDPFKEQRYDFD; this is encoded by the coding sequence GTGAATCTTATCCAACCTACTCTGGATCCTACAAGAGTGCCGCCCGGACAGCGGGTGACGGCGGGCTTTCCCGTCCTGCATCATGGCGAGGTGCCGTACTACCGCGATATGAGTCTATGGAATTTGCGTTTGTTCGGCTTGGTGGAGGAAGAAGCCGTTATTCCGTATAAGGATTTCATGAAGCTCCCCCGCCGCGAGTTCGCGAACGATATTCATTGCGTGACGACCTGGTCGAAGCTCGACAATGTGTGGGAAGGGGTTGCCGTATCCACCGTTATGGAGCGGGTGAAGCTGGCGCCGGAAGCGAAGTTCGTCATGCTGCACGCCGAGCACGGCTGGACGACGAATTTGCCGCTGGAGGATTTCCTGCGCGACACGTCGTTCCTCGCGATCAAGCATAACGGCGAGCTGCTCTCGCCGGAGCACGGGTATCCGGTACGGATGGTCGTGCCGCACCTGTACTTCTGGAAGAGCGCGAAATGGCTGCGCGGAATCGAGTTCATGGCGGCGGATAAGGCCGGCTTCTGGGAGCGGAATGGGTACCATATGTATGGGGATCCGTTTAAAGAGCAGAGATATGATTTTGATTAG